The Clupea harengus chromosome 5, Ch_v2.0.2, whole genome shotgun sequence genomic sequence CGTATGCCAAACCCTCGGCCTTCCGCTATGGCACGCCCAGCCGGAGGAGTTTCAGGGGTCGTGGGATGATTAACTATGCGTACCACGAAGGACCATCAGTCCAACAGAGGCAACCtcagccacagtcacagtcgcagcaccagcaccaacaccaacaccagcagagGCGGCAAGACAAGGATGTACCTGAACAGCAGCATCAGACTCAACATCAGCAtccacatcatcatcaccaacagCCACAGGATCAGCAtccacatcatcatcaccaacagCCACAGGATCAGCATCAACATCATCACCAACAGCCACAGGATCGCACCCGTAAGCTGCGTCGCTCTCACTCAGGGCCCGCTGGCTCCTTCAATAAGCCCACGTCGTTGCGCGTGTCCTGTCACCACCGGAACACCAACAACGGCCAGGACATGGACAAACCTGAGATACCTCCCCGAGCGCCAATCCCGCCCCGGCCTGCCAAAACCGCCGACTACCGCCGCTGGTCTGCCGAGGTCTCCTCGGGGGTGTACAGTGACGAGGACCGGCCCCCGAAGGTTCCGCCACGAGAACCTCTGTCCAGCACGAGCACCGGCGCCCGAACCCCCAGCCCCAAATCCCTCCCCACATACCTCCATGGCATCATGCCGCCAACGCAGAGCTTTGCTCCCGACCCAAAGTACGTGAGCCGTGGCCTGCAGCGTCAGAACAGCGAGGGCTCGCCCTGCATCCTGCCCGTCATGGAGAACGGCCACAAGGCCAGCAACACACACTACTTCCTGCTCCCCCAGAGGCCCGCCTACCTGGACAAACTGAAGAAGTTTCTGACCGACTCCCCAGCCGGccgagacgaggaggaggaggaggaggtctcGAGGCCAGACGGGGAAGGCCAGAGTAAGCGGAGGGCGCCCATCGACTTTGTGTGACACCAGGACACACGACGTTCTGACTGGTGTATGCAAAAGCATAGCTTGGTGTATATTGCCTGAGGACCTTAAAGACATTTCACCGCTGCTTCGATGCAGTTGCTATGGTTAGTTTTACCCTAGTATTTATAACATTAGGGTAAGTAACATACCAATTGCAGTTACTGGGAAgatgtgttgctgttgttgtataCGTGTTGGAAGAACTCTCAATAGGAAGGCAAACGTGGCGTGGATGTGTGCAGTATCCCTGTGCATTCTGGACTGTGGATGAGATCAGTCTTATCCATTATGTATGTATCAGATGGATTATTTTTGATATTATTCGTGATTTCATGTTAGTGCTTCTTGCCAATCCTGTGGTGCAGTTGTTTGGTGCGAGCTGGTCTCACACCTCAGTGTCAGTGTTTGGGCTTTGCTAACCAGAATGACTTATTTTGAAGTCACATGTTGTGTTCCTCTGAGGATGTTGCTTCAGCGTCTTGGAGAACAAGGCATTTCTTTGTATCTTTGAGAATCAAGAGTACAAAGGATCCGTAAAACATTAGTAATCACttgctgaatg encodes the following:
- the errfi1a gene encoding ERBB receptor feedback inhibitor 1a, which gives rise to MRPDCSWSMSTAGLTAQEVCLPSQALFLRGSHCHSMAGTKPSWNHPHDFDNHYFSFDGDYKLQSQQQVPSSSVDKSRSLLLSRNSPAVQRLHPKKSRPSQLTLSSSSEPLTPSPVEDDQVVPSFQRLSVCDRVSPPHTPSRVAKPLPPLPGSVDLSSSDQAMDSEVGFFVDDSCSLVPEPYAKPSAFRYGTPSRRSFRGRGMINYAYHEGPSVQQRQPQPQSQSQHQHQHQHQQRRQDKDVPEQQHQTQHQHPHHHHQQPQDQHPHHHHQQPQDQHQHHHQQPQDRTRKLRRSHSGPAGSFNKPTSLRVSCHHRNTNNGQDMDKPEIPPRAPIPPRPAKTADYRRWSAEVSSGVYSDEDRPPKVPPREPLSSTSTGARTPSPKSLPTYLHGIMPPTQSFAPDPKYVSRGLQRQNSEGSPCILPVMENGHKASNTHYFLLPQRPAYLDKLKKFLTDSPAGRDEEEEEEVSRPDGEGQSKRRAPIDFV